A single Natrinema pellirubrum DSM 15624 DNA region contains:
- a CDS encoding M20 family metallopeptidase, whose product MTLVELTRDLAAIPSHEDATAAGDFLEDWLRTETDAAVTRDEAGNVIARTGTGAETLALVGHHDVVEPAASQVANPDAGAAGAGHDAGEYVVEERDGRLYGRGTADMKGALAAALLAFREADPAEELVFASFVGEEVGGVGARHAIDDGFAPDYAVVGEGSTNYSGRDVTDVAVAHKGRRGSTITARGTAAHASEADAGENAIYRATAAVDRVRDLEVPAVDVAGETLEGRLTVTEIEGGSAMNVVPARCTVTVDERTVPGERAALERVADLEGIEWTVDQDLPPMRCEDRAFADAVRAAADAAQAGEPELVTKPHATDAGWLAEAGTECVIYGPSEPGEAHTDDESVSIDVLERCRETYRRVAEQWPVE is encoded by the coding sequence ATGACGCTCGTCGAACTGACCCGCGACCTCGCCGCGATCCCGAGCCACGAGGACGCGACCGCCGCCGGCGACTTCCTTGAGGACTGGCTCCGTACGGAAACCGACGCGGCCGTGACTCGAGACGAGGCCGGGAACGTCATCGCCCGAACGGGAACGGGTGCGGAGACGCTGGCGCTGGTGGGCCACCACGACGTCGTGGAGCCGGCGGCGTCGCAGGTCGCGAATCCGGACGCGGGCGCTGCCGGAGCCGGCCACGACGCGGGCGAGTACGTCGTCGAGGAGCGCGACGGCCGGCTCTACGGCCGCGGCACGGCGGACATGAAGGGGGCACTCGCGGCCGCCCTGCTGGCGTTCCGCGAGGCCGACCCGGCCGAGGAACTCGTCTTCGCGAGTTTCGTCGGCGAGGAGGTCGGCGGCGTCGGTGCCCGACACGCGATCGACGACGGGTTCGCCCCCGACTACGCCGTGGTCGGCGAGGGCTCGACGAACTACTCCGGCCGCGACGTCACCGACGTCGCCGTCGCCCACAAGGGCCGCCGCGGGAGTACGATCACCGCCCGCGGCACCGCCGCCCACGCCAGCGAGGCCGACGCCGGCGAGAACGCCATCTATCGGGCCACTGCCGCCGTCGATCGGGTCCGCGACCTCGAGGTCCCTGCCGTCGACGTCGCGGGCGAGACCCTCGAGGGCCGGCTCACCGTCACCGAGATCGAGGGCGGGTCGGCGATGAACGTCGTTCCGGCCCGCTGTACGGTCACCGTCGACGAGCGGACGGTCCCCGGCGAGCGTGCCGCCCTCGAGCGGGTCGCCGACCTCGAGGGAATCGAGTGGACCGTCGACCAGGACCTGCCGCCGATGCGCTGCGAGGACCGGGCCTTCGCCGACGCGGTGCGTGCGGCCGCCGACGCCGCGCAGGCCGGCGAGCCAGAACTCGTGACGAAGCCCCACGCGACGGACGCGGGCTGGCTCGCCGAGGCCGGGACCGAGTGTGTGATCTACGGCCCCTCCGAACCCGGCGAGGCCCACACCGACGACGAGAGCGTCTCGATCGACGTCCTCGAGCGGTGTCGGGAGACCTACCGGCGGGTGGCGGAGCAGTGGCCGGTGGAGTGA
- a CDS encoding PINc/VapC family ATPase, with protein MNVVPDTSVVIDGRVSATIEDGQFEGATICVPEAVVAELEAQANDGIDSGWDGLEELQRLAELADDGVVDLEYVGERPNAIERGHASEGEIDALIRDLAEELEATFVTSDVVQAEVAQAKGLDVEHVSPEVREVGTLAVEEFFDEQTMSVHLKTDTVPKAKRGELGAMVYEPIADEPTDEATMDEYAREVVDGAKESPDGFIELSEPGMKIVQFRDYRIAIGRPPFSDGIEITAVRPIAQTDIEDYEHADELKERLLERQRGVLISGAPGAGKSTFAQAVARYIADHDYSVKTMEKPRDLQVGPDITQYTELGGEMAKTADALLMVRPDYTIYDEVRKTDDFEVFADMRLAGVGMLGVVHATRPIDALQRLVGRVELGMIPQVVDTVVYIEAGEVNTVYDVKTEVKVPAGLTEEDLARPVIQVTNFQTGEPEYEIYTFNRQVVTVPLNDEDGGPGTESGVDRIAKQEIEREIRSIARGYVDVELKSQDKAVVYVEEDDISSVIGKGGGRITDVENRLGIDIDVRTHDENPNYGAGGGSGGASANGGGGGSQAGQMVQPEITSRHIVIPVDGNHGETVEIQAGGEYLFTATVSRGGEIQVSRGSGIAEELERAIDRKDPITVVPS; from the coding sequence ATGAACGTCGTGCCGGATACGAGCGTGGTCATCGACGGCCGCGTCTCGGCGACAATCGAAGACGGGCAGTTCGAGGGAGCGACGATCTGCGTGCCCGAAGCAGTCGTCGCGGAACTCGAGGCGCAGGCAAACGACGGGATCGACAGCGGCTGGGACGGTCTCGAGGAACTCCAGCGGCTGGCCGAGTTGGCCGACGACGGCGTCGTCGACCTCGAGTACGTCGGCGAGCGGCCCAACGCCATCGAGCGGGGCCACGCCTCCGAGGGCGAGATCGACGCCCTCATCCGGGACCTCGCGGAGGAACTGGAGGCGACCTTCGTCACTAGCGACGTCGTCCAGGCCGAGGTCGCACAGGCCAAAGGGCTCGACGTCGAACACGTCTCCCCCGAGGTACGGGAGGTCGGAACGCTCGCCGTCGAGGAGTTCTTCGACGAGCAGACGATGAGCGTCCACCTCAAGACCGACACCGTCCCCAAAGCAAAGCGGGGCGAACTCGGCGCGATGGTCTACGAGCCGATCGCCGACGAACCCACCGACGAGGCGACGATGGACGAGTACGCCCGCGAGGTCGTCGACGGTGCCAAGGAGTCCCCGGACGGCTTCATCGAACTCTCCGAACCGGGCATGAAGATCGTCCAGTTCCGCGACTACCGGATCGCGATCGGCCGACCGCCGTTCTCGGACGGCATCGAGATCACCGCCGTCCGACCGATCGCCCAGACCGACATCGAGGACTACGAACACGCCGACGAACTCAAAGAACGACTGCTCGAGCGCCAGCGCGGCGTCCTGATCTCGGGGGCACCCGGGGCGGGCAAATCGACGTTCGCGCAGGCGGTCGCCCGCTACATCGCGGATCACGACTACTCCGTCAAGACGATGGAGAAACCCCGCGACCTGCAGGTCGGCCCCGACATCACCCAGTACACGGAACTGGGCGGCGAGATGGCAAAGACCGCCGACGCCCTGCTGATGGTCCGGCCCGATTACACGATCTACGACGAGGTCCGCAAGACCGACGACTTCGAGGTCTTTGCGGACATGCGCCTGGCCGGCGTCGGCATGCTCGGCGTCGTCCACGCGACGCGACCGATCGACGCCCTCCAGCGCCTGGTCGGCCGGGTCGAACTCGGGATGATTCCACAGGTCGTCGACACCGTCGTCTACATCGAAGCGGGCGAGGTCAACACCGTCTACGACGTGAAGACTGAAGTCAAGGTCCCCGCCGGCCTCACGGAAGAGGACCTCGCTCGCCCCGTGATTCAGGTCACGAACTTCCAGACGGGCGAGCCCGAGTACGAGATCTACACGTTCAACCGGCAGGTCGTCACCGTCCCGCTGAACGACGAGGACGGCGGCCCCGGCACCGAGTCCGGCGTCGACCGGATCGCCAAACAGGAGATCGAACGGGAGATCCGCTCGATCGCGCGGGGCTACGTCGACGTCGAACTCAAGAGCCAGGACAAGGCCGTCGTCTACGTCGAGGAAGACGACATCTCGAGCGTCATCGGCAAGGGCGGCGGTCGGATCACCGACGTCGAGAACCGACTGGGCATCGACATCGACGTCCGGACCCACGACGAGAACCCCAACTACGGCGCGGGCGGCGGGAGCGGCGGTGCCAGCGCCAACGGCGGCGGTGGCGGCTCCCAGGCCGGCCAGATGGTCCAGCCCGAGATCACCTCCCGGCACATCGTCATCCCGGTCGACGGCAACCACGGCGAGACCGTCGAGATTCAGGCCGGCGGCGAGTACCTCTTTACGGCGACGGTGAGCCGCGGCGGCGAGATTCAGGTCTCGAGAGGGAGCGGGATCGCCGAGGAACTCGAGCGAGCGATCGACCGGAAGGATCCGATTACGGTCGTGCCGTCGTAG
- a CDS encoding globin-coupled sensor protein has translation MQPQETFGQGGLNGFLDVEDLIDRIGLDEDEIAWRKEFIGFDEADERRLADLEPLLRANSETIADDFYDNVLEYEQTRAIVDRSPKGIDALKRTQQAYLVSLATGDYDQSYFENRTRIGKLHEMLDMPLKQYVGQYGVYYDLLLSRMNERVQAQVVDAIEEWAAEREAEQDGGGLGRFVGALGLGGEDGDNDDGLEESFERAVRDAIDEGMMDVLSLLRIINLDMQVATDTYVDSYAQRLEESIERRKRLAEEVETDVQTPLGELYDASEAVSKRAEAISDHTESQAAGITQAARELDEVSAAVEEVASVADEVSDESDRTERLAAEGVEAADDALDELEAIEDATDRVAEAVDGLAARTDQIDEIVDRLDDLAERTTVLAANAKIESSRSGDQASETMGVIAGEVRSFAEQTKDDLAEIEDAVEAVREDAAATVATTEETVARVDTGTDRVRETIDSLEEIHDAAESTATGMEDVASAADQQAHGVETTAETLADLSQSADKVASAAESVAAASQQQTASLREVQQSVARLTDEEAEPEQPVYERMD, from the coding sequence ATGCAACCGCAGGAGACGTTCGGCCAGGGTGGACTCAACGGCTTTCTCGACGTCGAGGACCTCATCGATCGGATCGGGCTCGACGAAGACGAAATCGCGTGGCGCAAGGAGTTTATCGGGTTCGACGAGGCCGACGAGCGCCGGCTGGCCGACCTCGAGCCGCTCTTGCGGGCCAATTCGGAGACGATCGCCGACGACTTCTACGACAACGTCCTCGAGTACGAGCAGACCCGGGCGATCGTCGACCGCTCGCCGAAGGGGATCGACGCGCTCAAACGGACCCAGCAGGCGTATCTCGTCTCGCTGGCGACCGGCGACTACGATCAGTCGTACTTCGAGAACCGGACCCGGATCGGCAAGCTCCACGAGATGCTCGATATGCCCCTGAAACAGTACGTGGGGCAGTACGGCGTCTACTACGATCTCCTCCTGTCGCGGATGAACGAGCGCGTCCAGGCACAGGTCGTCGACGCCATCGAGGAGTGGGCCGCCGAGCGCGAGGCCGAACAGGACGGGGGCGGCCTCGGCCGGTTCGTCGGCGCACTCGGACTGGGCGGCGAGGACGGGGACAATGACGACGGCCTCGAGGAGTCGTTCGAGCGGGCCGTCAGGGACGCCATCGACGAGGGCATGATGGACGTTCTCTCGCTGTTGCGGATCATCAACCTCGACATGCAGGTCGCGACCGACACGTACGTCGACTCCTACGCCCAGCGGCTCGAGGAGTCGATCGAGCGCCGGAAGCGCCTCGCCGAGGAGGTCGAAACGGACGTGCAGACGCCCCTCGGAGAGCTGTACGACGCCAGCGAAGCCGTTTCGAAACGTGCCGAAGCGATCAGCGACCACACGGAGTCCCAGGCCGCGGGCATCACGCAGGCCGCCCGCGAACTCGACGAGGTCAGCGCCGCCGTTGAGGAGGTCGCAAGCGTCGCCGACGAGGTCAGCGACGAGAGCGACCGGACCGAGCGCCTCGCGGCCGAGGGTGTCGAGGCGGCCGACGACGCGTTGGACGAACTCGAGGCCATCGAGGACGCGACCGACCGCGTCGCCGAGGCGGTCGACGGGCTCGCGGCCCGGACCGACCAGATCGACGAGATCGTCGATCGGCTCGACGACCTCGCCGAGCGAACGACGGTGCTGGCGGCCAACGCCAAGATCGAGTCCTCCCGCTCGGGCGACCAGGCCAGCGAGACCATGGGCGTCATCGCGGGGGAAGTGCGGTCGTTCGCCGAGCAGACGAAAGACGACCTCGCGGAGATCGAAGACGCCGTCGAAGCCGTCCGCGAGGACGCGGCGGCGACGGTCGCGACGACGGAGGAAACCGTCGCTCGCGTCGACACCGGGACCGATCGCGTTCGGGAGACGATCGACTCGCTCGAGGAGATCCACGATGCGGCCGAATCGACGGCCACCGGCATGGAAGACGTCGCGAGCGCGGCCGACCAGCAGGCCCACGGGGTCGAGACGACGGCCGAGACGCTCGCGGATCTCTCGCAGTCGGCCGATAAGGTCGCCAGCGCCGCGGAATCGGTCGCGGCGGCGAGCCAGCAACAGACCGCCAGCCTGCGTGAGGTACAGCAGTCGGTCGCCCGGCTCACCGACGAGGAGGCCGAGCCGGAGCAACCGGTCTACGAGCGGATGGACTAA